A portion of the Bacillus horti genome contains these proteins:
- a CDS encoding DUF554 domain-containing protein, whose protein sequence is MILTGVIVNTIAIVVGAILGQVFSNLKQEMKETILKAIGIVIILLGLQMAFQVNEILIVLFSLALGGVLGEWLNIEQRLESAGKWIERKAGKRLKGNVSQAFVTTTLIYCIGAMAVVGSLDSGLRQEHDVLYTKAFLDGFTAIIFSSTLGIGVMFSAIPVFLYQGAIAFGATFIQYVLSPELIDKLIVDLTATGGILIVAIGLNMLEIVKIRIGNLLPALLVSAILTLIYHYIQL, encoded by the coding sequence ATGATTCTAACAGGTGTGATCGTCAACACAATTGCCATTGTAGTTGGAGCTATACTAGGACAGGTATTTTCTAATTTAAAGCAGGAAATGAAGGAAACGATTTTAAAAGCGATTGGAATTGTTATTATTCTGTTAGGGCTACAAATGGCTTTTCAGGTGAATGAAATTCTTATTGTACTTTTTAGCTTAGCCCTTGGTGGCGTTCTTGGTGAATGGTTGAATATTGAACAGAGGCTAGAGAGCGCAGGTAAGTGGATTGAAAGGAAAGCAGGGAAGCGACTTAAAGGGAATGTGTCTCAGGCGTTTGTCACAACAACGTTAATTTACTGTATTGGGGCGATGGCTGTGGTCGGCTCTTTGGATAGTGGCTTGAGGCAGGAGCATGATGTGCTTTATACAAAAGCTTTTTTAGATGGATTTACAGCGATTATTTTTTCTTCTACATTAGGGATAGGTGTAATGTTCTCCGCTATCCCCGTGTTTCTCTATCAAGGGGCCATTGCTTTTGGAGCAACGTTTATCCAGTATGTGCTGTCTCCTGAGCTGATTGATAAGCTAATTGTTGATCTAACGGCAACAGGTGGAATCCTCATAGTAGCGATCGGTTTAAATATGCTAGAGATCGTAAAAATACGAATAGGAAACCTTCTTCCGGCCTTGTTGGTCTCTGCTATTCTGACTCTCATCTATCATTATATACAGTTATAG
- the yyaC gene encoding spore protease YyaC produces MENQRNTLPSEPMFRDSYQSTQLVERLSNSLYSTLLNKHSFYDIVLACIGTDRSTGDALGPLIGTKLNELKMEGLHVYGTLDQPVHAMNLADTVIAIKEEHKWPYIIAIDACLGDLKSVGMITLGQGALKPGAGVQKKLPEIGQLHLTGIVNVGGFMEYFVLQNTRLSVVMSMAEKIAQAIYQASVKLQQPKEPPSKEVVRYHIQSQ; encoded by the coding sequence ATGGAAAATCAACGAAATACTCTCCCATCTGAACCTATGTTTCGCGACTCCTATCAAAGCACCCAGCTTGTTGAAAGATTGTCCAACTCTCTTTACTCCACTTTATTAAACAAGCACTCTTTTTATGACATTGTCCTGGCCTGTATAGGAACGGATCGATCCACCGGTGACGCGTTAGGTCCACTAATTGGTACGAAGCTAAACGAATTAAAGATGGAGGGGCTGCACGTCTATGGCACTTTAGACCAGCCTGTCCACGCTATGAATTTAGCAGACACCGTTATTGCTATCAAAGAAGAGCATAAATGGCCCTATATTATCGCTATAGATGCTTGTTTAGGAGACTTGAAAAGTGTAGGCATGATTACCTTGGGTCAGGGAGCTCTAAAACCAGGGGCTGGTGTACAGAAAAAACTGCCCGAAATTGGGCAGCTACATCTTACGGGCATTGTGAATGTTGGGGGATTTATGGAATACTTCGTTTTGCAAAACACTCGGTTATCGGTTGTCATGAGTATGGCAGAGAAAATCGCTCAGGCTATCTATCAAGCCTCGGTGAAACTCCAGCAACCAAAAGAACCTCCTAGCAAGGAGGTTGTCCGATACCATATTCAAAGTCAGTGA
- a CDS encoding GerAB/ArcD/ProY family transporter, with protein sequence MPNIRVFWNGLKIAFLIMGTTIGAGFASGRELWEFFASYGSSSSMYVVLSILLFSISCYIILTISQRIQAHNYTYVLKELVGSKLGKMYDFFILIYLLSTTVIMFAGSGAALQYWSIPYWAGVAILGVCVLLAFIKGFEGVISLNSILIPVLIMTLIAVCLMFIEAGYGEKTDVLSEQNILSSAITFTAFNILPLIAILSVVGRSLKPVEIKVASVACAIGLCAVAVLYNETLLRISSDIMFYEVPLYAILRYFSVELTLLVSFVLWLAIYTTAISGVFGIISRAEKLYLPKWLLAGGLMLLIIPMTRFGFSNLVKLLYPLYGVLNLFILAMILLYPLAKREKMR encoded by the coding sequence ATGCCAAATATCCGGGTGTTTTGGAATGGCTTAAAAATAGCATTTCTTATCATGGGAACCACGATTGGTGCAGGATTTGCTTCAGGGAGAGAGCTTTGGGAGTTCTTTGCTTCCTACGGCTCTTCTAGCAGTATGTACGTGGTTCTTTCTATTCTTCTCTTCTCAATAAGCTGTTATATTATTCTGACGATTAGTCAGCGTATTCAAGCTCATAATTATACATATGTGTTAAAGGAGCTAGTTGGAAGCAAATTAGGGAAAATGTACGACTTTTTCATCCTTATTTATTTACTTTCGACCACAGTCATTATGTTTGCGGGTAGTGGTGCCGCTTTACAGTATTGGTCTATTCCCTATTGGGCTGGAGTGGCTATTCTCGGTGTATGTGTACTACTAGCTTTTATAAAAGGGTTCGAGGGTGTCATATCTTTAAATAGTATTCTAATTCCTGTCTTAATTATGACTCTTATTGCTGTGTGTCTTATGTTTATTGAAGCAGGGTATGGGGAAAAAACAGACGTATTGTCTGAGCAAAATATTCTCTCGTCGGCCATTACCTTTACAGCCTTTAACATCCTACCGCTAATCGCTATTTTATCTGTCGTTGGTCGATCACTTAAACCTGTAGAGATTAAGGTTGCTAGTGTGGCCTGTGCAATAGGATTATGTGCGGTAGCTGTGCTTTATAACGAAACACTGCTCCGTATCTCCAGCGATATCATGTTCTATGAGGTTCCTTTATATGCCATTTTGAGGTACTTCTCGGTGGAACTAACCTTACTTGTGTCGTTTGTACTATGGCTAGCGATTTACACCACGGCTATCAGTGGAGTGTTTGGGATAATATCTAGAGCCGAAAAGCTATATCTTCCCAAGTGGCTATTAGCAGGAGGATTAATGCTTCTCATCATTCCTATGACACGTTTTGGGTTCTCCAATTTGGTGAAGCTACTTTATCCTCTGTATGGTGTATTAAATCTTTTTATCCTCGCGATGATCCTGCTTTATCCGTTGGCGAAGAGGGAAAAAATGAGGTAA
- a CDS encoding mechanosensitive ion channel family protein, whose amino-acid sequence MNDSGGLQNLWNNTYEWLSRPELWLHIGSVAVKIFLIYLAAKICIGIFKKTVDRMLRERVKGPVQLSQKRSKTLSSLLNNIAVNVIYFIAILLILAEFNIALGPLLAGAGVVGLAIGFGAQGLVKDVVTGFFIIYEDQFSVGDYIDTAGYSGTVQEIGLRVTKIKDWTGKIHIIPNGSITHVTNHSKENGVAVLDVGVPLKEDISRVEGVVEAVARYVKEKEEAVIGEPVIMGVEELSGSGTVIRLTLECQPMTHWAITRKLRRELKEEFEKLEIEMK is encoded by the coding sequence ATGAATGATTCCGGTGGGTTACAGAACTTATGGAACAATACGTATGAATGGCTGAGCAGGCCAGAGCTATGGCTGCATATAGGCTCCGTAGCGGTCAAAATTTTTCTTATCTATTTAGCGGCAAAAATATGTATTGGCATCTTTAAGAAAACGGTTGATCGAATGCTAAGGGAGCGTGTCAAAGGACCTGTACAGCTCTCTCAAAAAAGGTCTAAGACACTATCTAGCCTTTTAAATAACATTGCGGTAAATGTGATTTACTTTATTGCCATTCTCTTGATTTTAGCGGAATTTAATATTGCTTTAGGACCATTATTGGCAGGTGCTGGAGTAGTTGGGTTAGCGATAGGCTTTGGGGCACAAGGCTTAGTAAAGGATGTTGTCACTGGATTTTTTATCATTTATGAGGATCAGTTTTCTGTAGGTGACTATATTGATACAGCTGGTTACTCGGGTACAGTTCAGGAAATTGGCTTAAGGGTAACGAAAATAAAGGATTGGACTGGTAAAATTCATATCATACCTAACGGCTCGATCACTCATGTGACGAATCACTCAAAAGAAAATGGCGTAGCTGTGCTTGATGTGGGTGTTCCTTTAAAAGAGGATATCAGCCGAGTCGAAGGGGTTGTTGAGGCCGTAGCAAGGTATGTGAAGGAAAAGGAAGAAGCGGTTATTGGCGAGCCTGTAATTATGGGTGTTGAGGAGTTGAGTGGATCGGGTACGGTCATTCGCTTAACGCTAGAGTGTCAGCCTATGACTCATTGGGCCATAACTAGAAAGCTGCGTAGGGAACTGAAGGAAGAGTTCGAGAAGCTAGAGATTGAAATGAAGTAG
- a CDS encoding DUF951 domain-containing protein, whose amino-acid sequence MVEKKYQLNDVVQMKKPHPCGENRWKIIRMGMDIRIKCLKCEHSVMMARSHFDKRLKKVLETEQQEG is encoded by the coding sequence ATGGTGGAGAAAAAGTATCAGCTGAATGATGTGGTACAAATGAAAAAGCCGCATCCTTGTGGGGAAAATAGGTGGAAGATTATTCGCATGGGGATGGACATCCGCATAAAATGCTTAAAATGCGAGCATAGTGTGATGATGGCGCGCAGCCATTTTGATAAGAGACTGAAGAAGGTACTAGAGACGGAGCAGCAGGAAGGGTAG
- a CDS encoding molybdopterin-dependent oxidoreductase — MSVVQHTERSRGSEAEIDKQQKQQKHKTACPLNCWDVCGFEVTTADGKVKKVEGDSAHPITQGKICGKGVMLADRANHPDRLLYPLKKVDGQFERISWEQALDEIATAMQKVKKEYGSTAVLHSHDYSNGGLLKNLDQRFFNAYGGITELVGSLCWGAGIEAQMVDFGSAYSHDPDDLKNSQTIVVWGRNVTATNMHLYPYIQKAKKRGAKLIVIDPLATGITRIADQHVKVRPGMDGVLALIIIKKLVEQGLQAEDFLKHHTHGYEEFLKQVIEPLSLDQAIEWTEVPEEVINELVHAFSVGRPTCTLLGLGLQRYSNGGNTIRAIDALVAISGNIGIPGGGANYAHLGVGRSFNTTALAHSERKQAGRTFTRMTQADEVLEARNPSIKMLFVTRGNPLVQVPDASKTYQAFSQIETKVVIDQFMTDTAKVADYVLPCTTVFEEEDIYYASMFHSFVTYGKQVVEPYGEAKSDREIWTLLAERLGFGDEFAYTVEEFLEMGIPSLAEQGITLERLKQETTVKLQLEPVPWKDFRFETPSGKFEFHSIKLEEEKREPMIQLMLPEESRWSRPELASRYPYSLLSIHPQRSLHSQHFHLVQALQSPRIEVSEYIARQEGLTDGDQIEIFNDRGVFRGRVKIVVGTHPTTINVDEGRWQEFGGTINQLTPNTISDVGLGSTLYDCLVGIRKLG, encoded by the coding sequence ATGAGCGTTGTTCAGCATACGGAGAGAAGTAGAGGTAGTGAAGCAGAAATTGATAAACAGCAAAAGCAACAGAAGCATAAAACAGCCTGTCCTTTAAACTGCTGGGATGTCTGTGGCTTTGAGGTAACCACGGCAGACGGCAAGGTTAAAAAGGTAGAGGGAGACTCTGCTCATCCGATTACTCAAGGTAAAATATGTGGCAAGGGTGTCATGCTTGCTGATCGAGCGAATCATCCTGACCGCCTCTTGTATCCGTTAAAGAAGGTAGATGGTCAGTTCGAAAGAATTTCCTGGGAGCAGGCTCTAGATGAGATTGCCACAGCTATGCAAAAGGTGAAGAAGGAGTACGGCTCTACAGCTGTACTACATAGCCATGACTATTCCAATGGTGGTCTGCTCAAGAATTTAGACCAGCGCTTCTTTAATGCGTATGGAGGCATTACAGAGCTTGTAGGAAGTCTTTGCTGGGGGGCAGGCATTGAGGCCCAAATGGTCGATTTCGGTAGCGCCTATAGTCATGATCCAGATGATTTGAAGAACAGCCAAACGATTGTGGTATGGGGCAGAAATGTTACAGCCACTAATATGCATCTCTATCCCTATATACAGAAGGCTAAGAAAAGAGGAGCTAAGCTTATTGTTATAGATCCCTTAGCGACTGGTATAACCCGTATAGCTGATCAGCATGTGAAGGTTCGTCCAGGGATGGATGGAGTATTAGCACTTATCATCATTAAGAAGCTGGTGGAGCAGGGACTACAAGCAGAAGACTTTCTAAAGCATCATACCCATGGATATGAGGAGTTTTTGAAGCAGGTGATTGAGCCCCTATCCTTGGATCAAGCGATAGAGTGGACAGAGGTCCCAGAGGAAGTAATCAATGAATTAGTTCATGCCTTTAGTGTAGGAAGACCGACGTGTACCTTGCTTGGGTTAGGACTGCAAAGATACAGCAACGGTGGAAATACGATTCGGGCTATTGATGCGCTTGTAGCGATCTCTGGAAATATCGGTATTCCTGGTGGAGGAGCCAATTATGCTCATCTAGGGGTAGGACGTAGCTTTAATACGACCGCTTTGGCTCACTCTGAGCGAAAGCAGGCAGGACGAACGTTTACCCGTATGACTCAGGCAGATGAGGTGCTTGAGGCTCGGAATCCGTCCATTAAAATGCTATTTGTCACGAGAGGAAATCCACTTGTACAGGTTCCTGATGCGTCAAAAACGTATCAAGCGTTTAGCCAAATTGAAACGAAGGTGGTTATCGATCAGTTTATGACCGATACGGCGAAGGTGGCTGATTATGTGCTACCGTGTACAACGGTATTTGAAGAGGAGGATATTTATTACGCCTCCATGTTTCATAGCTTTGTCACGTATGGAAAGCAAGTTGTTGAGCCTTATGGAGAGGCGAAGTCTGATAGAGAAATATGGACTTTGCTCGCTGAGCGCTTAGGCTTCGGAGATGAGTTTGCTTATACAGTCGAAGAGTTTCTAGAAATGGGGATACCCTCTCTGGCTGAGCAGGGTATTACGTTAGAGCGTTTAAAGCAGGAGACGACGGTGAAGCTTCAGCTTGAACCTGTTCCCTGGAAGGATTTTCGTTTTGAAACGCCTTCTGGTAAATTTGAGTTCCATTCAATAAAGCTAGAAGAAGAGAAGCGAGAGCCTATGATTCAGTTAATGCTTCCAGAGGAAAGTAGATGGAGTAGGCCAGAGCTTGCTAGTCGATATCCTTACTCGTTGCTCTCTATTCACCCGCAGCGTTCTTTACATTCTCAGCATTTCCATCTTGTGCAGGCCCTGCAGAGTCCACGAATTGAAGTCTCTGAATATATTGCTAGGCAGGAAGGTCTTACTGATGGCGATCAGATTGAGATATTCAATGATCGGGGTGTGTTTAGAGGGAGAGTGAAGATCGTTGTCGGTACTCATCCAACGACCATTAACGTGGATGAAGGACGCTGGCAGGAGTTTGGAGGTACAATTAATCAGCTAACTCCCAATACGATTTCTGACGTAGGCTTAGGAAGTACATTGTATGATTGCTTGGTTGGAATTAGAAAGCTAGGTTAG
- a CDS encoding YmaF family protein produces the protein MQGKNVEERPVYGIVVSSGEQKDGEHTHDMYLISWDGRQVHVHNFKGVTSFDVGHRHRYVGTTAPAPSGVQHTHAYQTTTSYDDGHTHVITGRTGPAVPLSGGGHFHYFEGVTTVNGRTPHTHRYSGRTSDEF, from the coding sequence ATGCAGGGGAAAAATGTAGAGGAGCGACCGGTATACGGTATAGTCGTTTCTTCGGGTGAGCAGAAGGATGGTGAACACACCCATGATATGTACTTAATTTCATGGGATGGCAGACAAGTCCATGTCCACAACTTTAAAGGAGTCACGTCGTTTGATGTTGGTCATAGACATAGATATGTAGGGACGACAGCTCCTGCTCCAAGCGGTGTACAGCACACTCATGCTTACCAGACTACTACCTCGTATGATGATGGTCACACTCATGTTATTACAGGAAGAACAGGACCCGCTGTTCCTTTATCTGGTGGGGGGCACTTTCATTACTTTGAGGGCGTGACGACGGTAAACGGCCGAACACCACATACTCATCGTTACTCGGGAAGAACATCAGACGAATTTTAG